The Helianthus annuus cultivar XRQ/B chromosome 16, HanXRQr2.0-SUNRISE, whole genome shotgun sequence genome includes a window with the following:
- the LOC110915228 gene encoding uncharacterized protein LOC110915228 isoform X2, producing the protein MQSKFLKPKPPPPFQPISQHRYQPLRTVVSCAKNSSSSSENKNGFKILRKSLDDYRIRLNDLDSSFFKDKINMWVSKTTNFVNDLTSPLVKNVQDNNPTIRNAYEIDDMEELLMTEHTIDTRTPMGNLSLAAIISIEQFSRMNGLTGKKMQMTFEALVPENVSDNARNLVEYCCFRFLCRDNSEIHPCLKDQAFQRLIFVTMLAWEHPYTYRKDSLGNITDKASFQRKVVGEEAFVRIAPHISGLADWSTAHNLFKALAGAQNGISFHVWSTYIHQLLKVYEGQKSNVFEESPIISSGERILCLGSSRKRPVLKWENNMAWPGNLTLTDKALYFQEIGLRGQRDAIRLDLTGTGSRVEKARVGPLGFDLFDSAVSISSGPDSEKWILEFVDFGGEMRRDVWYAFIKEVISVHQFIQDFGPKENDQLVYNIYGTKKGKQKAIACAINSIARLQALHFVRKLLDEPTKLVQLSYLQNAPYGDIVRQTLAVNFWGGPLTTRLKQVNSEASEVYNNHVYDIDGSVYLRRWMRHSSWNSNDSIAFWKNALVRQDLVLSKNHVVGDKNLVEKAAIVCKDKYKVVESTQATIDAAMIEGIPSNIDLFKELVLPLTVAAKSFEKLRRWEEPHLTASFLAFIYAVIFRNLLSYVFPTALMASAAFMLVVKGLREQGRLGRHFGKVTIHDQPPSNTIEKIIAVKEAMRDLEKYMQTVNVSLLKIRTILLAGQPQITTEVAMVLLFGSAVLLIIPFKYILSFFIFDLFTRELEFRKETVKKFKRFLRARWDTVPATPVSVMPFKPDTLNRNNLLNIERTRRKQ; encoded by the exons ATGCAATCAAAATTCCTAAAACCCAAACCCCCTCCACCATTCCAACCAATCTCACAGCACCGGTATCAGCCTCTCCGTACAGTTGTTTCTTGTGCAAagaactcatcatcatcatcagagaACAAAAATGGGTTCAAGATTCTCCGTAAATCTTTGGATGATTATAGGATAAGGCTAAATGATTTGGATAGCA GTTTTTTTAAAGACAAGATAAACATGTGGGTATCAAAGACTACAAACTTTGTGAATGATTTGACTTCTCCACTAGTAAAAAATGTTCAAGATAACAATCCCACAATCAGAAATGCATATGAAATTGATGACATGGAGGAACTCTTAATGACCGAGCACACTATCGACACAAGAACACCGATGGGAAATCTTTCTTTAGCCGCCATTATCTCCATTGAGCAGTTTAGTAG GATGAATGGATTGACCGGGAAGAAAATGCAGATGACGTTTGAAGCTCTTGTCCCTGAAAATGTGTCTGATAATGCCCGTAATCTGGTGGAGTATTGCTGCTTTAGGTTTCTGTGCAGAGATAATTCTGAAATCCATCCTTGCCTTAAG GATCAAGCCTTTCAAAGACTGATATTTGTAACTATGCTTGCATGGGAGCATCCTTACACCTACAGGAAAGATTCTTTGGGTAACATCACAGATAAAGCTTCATTTCAG AGGAAGGTGGTAGGAGAAGAGGCGTTTGTTCGCATTGCTCCTCATATTTCTGGGCTAGCTGATTGGTCAACGGCCCATAACCTTTTCAAAGCTCTAGCTGGTGCTCAGAACGGAATCTCCTTCCATGTGTGGTCAACATATATTCATCAACTTCTCAA AGTTTATGAAGGGCAGAAATCAAACGTTTTTGAGGAGAGTCCTATTATTTCTTCTGGTGAGAGAATCTTATGCCTCGGTTCAAGCAGAAAAAGACCTGTTCTTAAGTGGGAGAATAACATGGCATGGCCCGGAAACCTAACTTTGACCGACAAAGCACTTTACTTTCAA GAAATTGGCTTGAGGGGCCAACGAGATGCGATTAGACTGGATCTTACCGGCACAGGTTCACGGGTAGAGAAAGCTAGAGTTGGACCATTGGGTTTTGATCTTTTCGACTCAGCCGTTTCTATATCTTCTGGTCCAGA CTCTGAAAAATGGATACTTGAATTTGTTGATTTTGGAGGTGAAATGAGACGAGACGTATGGTACGCGTTCATAAAAGAAGTCATATCCGTACACCAATTTATACAAGATTTCGGACCCAAGGAAAACGACCAATTAGTATACAACATTTACGGTACTAAAAAGGGTAAACAAAAGGCAATAGCTTGTGCTATTAATAGCATTGCAAGGCTTCAAGCTCTACATTTCGTCAGAAAACTACTAGACGAGCCTACAAAACTTGTTCAGCTCTCGTATTTACAAAACGCACCTTACGGTGACATCGTTCGCCAAACGTTGGCGGTCAATTTTTGGGGTGGACCATTGACCACAAGATTGAAGCAAGTCAACTCTGAAGCATCAGAAGTTTACAATAATCATGTGTATGACATTGATGGAAGTGTGTATTTAAGGAGGTGGATGAGACATTCATCGTGGAACTCTAACGATTCTATCGCGTTTTGGAAGAACGCGTTGGTGAGACAAGATCTTGTGTTGAGTAAAAACCATGTTGTTGGAGATAAGAATTTGGTTGAAAAGGCGGCGATTGTTTGCAAGGATAAATATAAGGTGGTTGAAAGTACACAAGCCACCATTGATGCCGCCATGATCGAAGGGATTCCGAGTAATATCGACCTTTTTAAG GAGCTTGTTCTTCCGTTGACTGTGGCTGCCAAGAGCTTTGAGAAACTTAGAAGATGGGAAGAACCGCACCTGACCGCATCTTTTCTTGCATTTATTTATGCAGTCATCTTcag AAATTTGCTATCGTACGTGTTCCCTACAGCGTTAATGGCGTCAGCAGCGTTCATGTTGGTAGTTAAAGGGTTGAGGGAACAGGGTCGGCTAGGAAGACATTTTGGTAAAGTTACCATACATGATCAACCACCATCAAATACGATTGAGAAGATTATAGCTGTGAAAGAAGCCATGCGTGATTTAGAGAAGTATATGCAGACCGTTAACGTTTCCCTTCTAAAAATCCGTACAATTCTTCTTGCAGGCCAACCACag ATAACAACCGAAGTGGCTATGGTGCTCTTGTTTGGCTCTGCTGTTCTCCTCATCATCCCTTTCAAGTATATTCTTTCTTTTTTTATATTCGATCTATTCACACGAGAACTCGAGTTCAGGAAGGAAACAGTTAAGAAGTTCAAGAGGTTCTTAAGAGCGCGTTGGGACACTGTGCCCGCTACCCCTGTTTCTGTCATGCCATTCAAGCCTGACACGTTGAATCGAAACAACTTGCTAAATATAGAAAGAACTCGAAGAAAACAATAG
- the LOC110917625 gene encoding uncharacterized protein LOC110917625 isoform X2: MTEIVQSLLIRKSSLLNRKSHFIPSIITFQSSNPLLSLSQILYESDLDPLSRSTLESKEKNINAFVADDDPFESPQGSDLEPSLLSYQTTWKPCLTFVSIYHTSLESKKPIGCYNASLQVGGIFNNYYVEGSQPVDLYKHHMELFLHYS; encoded by the exons ATGACGGAGATTGTGCAGAGTTTGTTAATTCGGAAGTCAAGCCTATTAAATCGCAAGTCACATTTCATCCCCTCCATAATCACATTTCAAAGTTCAAACCCACTTCTCTCACTCTCTCAAATTCTCTATGAATCAGATCTGGATCCACTCTCTAGGTCCACCCTTGAATCAAAAGAGAAGAACATCAATGCATTTGTTGCTGACGACGATCCATTTGAATCACCACAGGGGTCCGATTTGGAACCCTCGCTGCTCTCATACCAAACCACATGGAAACCTTGTTTGACCTTTGTTTCGATTTACCACACCAG TTTGGAATCTAAGAAGCCTATTGGTTGTTACAATGCTTCACTCCAG GTTGGAGGCATTTTCAATAACTATTATGTTGAGGGTAGCCAACCAGTTGATCTCTATAAGCACCATATGGAACTGTTTCTACACTATA GCTAA
- the LOC110918458 gene encoding ankyrin repeat domain-containing protein 2B yields MSKVNEKDAAGKPETSVEEKTDTAKKTSSESSSSGVPPMTSMPGAGFPGNPFDFSSMAGLLNDPSIKELAEQIAKDPSFNQMAEQLQHTFHGANEGIPQFDTQQYYSTMQQVMQNPQFMNMAERLGSAMMQDPSMSQMLESLSNPAQKDQLEERMARIKEDPSLKPILEEIESGGPTAMMKYWNDQDVLKKLGEAMGLAVTEDATASAGNPVADEAEEDANEDESIVHQTASTGDLEGLKAALASGADKDEEDSEGRTALHFACGYGEVKCAQVLLEAGAKVDALDKNKNTALHYAAGYGRKECVALLLDNGAAVTLQNMDGKTPIDVAKLNNHNDVLKLLEKDAFL; encoded by the exons ATGTCTAAG GTGAATGAGAAAGATGCAGCTGGCAAACCTGAGACCTCTGTTG AAGAGAAAACTGATACTGCCAAGAAAACTTCATCGGAATCAAGCTCTTCAGGTGTACCTCCTATGACCTCCATGCCTGGAGCTGGATTTCCTGGAAATCCTTTTGACTTCTCATCGATGGCTGGTCTACTTAAT GACCCAAGCATTAAGGAATTAGCAGAGCAAATAGCAAAAGATCCGTCATTCAACCAGATGGCTGAGCAACTCCAGCACACCTTTCATGGGGCTAATGAAGGTATTCCACAGTTTGATACACAACAGTATTATTCCACCATGCAGCAGGTCATGCAAAACCCACAATTCATGAACATGGCTGAACGCCTCGGTAGTGCCATGATGCag GATCCATCGATGTCTCAAATGCTTGAAAGTTTATCCAACCCAGCTCAAAAGGATCAGCTTGAAGAACGTATGGCACGTATCAAAGAAGATCCATCCTTGAAACCTATCTTAGAAGAGATAGAATCTGGTGGTCCAACAGCAATGATGAA GTACTGGAATGATCAAGATGTTCTAAAGAAACTGGGTGAAGCAATGGGTCTTGCAGTCACTGAAGATGCTACTGCTTCCGCTGGGAATCCAGTAGCAGATGAAGCCGAAGAAGATGCAAATGAGGATGAGTCGATTGTTCATCAGACTGCTAGTACTGGTGACCTTGAG GGTTTGAAGGCCGCGTTAGCGTCTGGTGCCGATAAAGATGAAGAAGACTCAGAGGGAAGGACCGCATTACATTTTGCTTGTGGATATGGCGAG GTGAAATGTGCTCAAGTTCTCCTTGAGGCTGGAGCAAAGGTGGATGCATTAGACAAAAACAAGAACACTGCTCTCCATTACGCAGCCGGTTATGGCAGGAAAGAGTGTGTGGCCCTCTTGCTCGACAATGGTGCCGCTGT CACTCTGCAAAACATGGATGGGAAAACACCTATTGACGTTGCGAAACTGAACAACCATAATGATGTACTGAAGCTGCTGGAGAAGGATGCTTTCCTATAA
- the LOC110917625 gene encoding uncharacterized protein LOC110917625 isoform X1, which yields MTEIVQSLLIRKSSLLNRKSHFIPSIITFQSSNPLLSLSQILYESDLDPLSRSTLESKEKNINAFVADDDPFESPQGSDLEPSLLSYQTTWKPCLTFVSIYHTSLESKKPIGCYNASLQVGGIFNNYYVEGSQPVDLYKHHMELFLHYSEGKENENTSNDLWEKWKR from the exons ATGACGGAGATTGTGCAGAGTTTGTTAATTCGGAAGTCAAGCCTATTAAATCGCAAGTCACATTTCATCCCCTCCATAATCACATTTCAAAGTTCAAACCCACTTCTCTCACTCTCTCAAATTCTCTATGAATCAGATCTGGATCCACTCTCTAGGTCCACCCTTGAATCAAAAGAGAAGAACATCAATGCATTTGTTGCTGACGACGATCCATTTGAATCACCACAGGGGTCCGATTTGGAACCCTCGCTGCTCTCATACCAAACCACATGGAAACCTTGTTTGACCTTTGTTTCGATTTACCACACCAG TTTGGAATCTAAGAAGCCTATTGGTTGTTACAATGCTTCACTCCAG GTTGGAGGCATTTTCAATAACTATTATGTTGAGGGTAGCCAACCAGTTGATCTCTATAAGCACCATATGGAACTGTTTCTACACTATA GTGAAGGGAAAGAAAACGAGAACACCTCTAATGACTTATGGGAGAAGTGGAAACGTTGA
- the LOC110915228 gene encoding uncharacterized protein LOC110915228 isoform X1 translates to MQSKFLKPKPPPPFQPISQHRYQPLRTVVSCAKNSSSSSENKNGFKILRKSLDDYRIRLNDLDSSSFFKDKINMWVSKTTNFVNDLTSPLVKNVQDNNPTIRNAYEIDDMEELLMTEHTIDTRTPMGNLSLAAIISIEQFSRMNGLTGKKMQMTFEALVPENVSDNARNLVEYCCFRFLCRDNSEIHPCLKDQAFQRLIFVTMLAWEHPYTYRKDSLGNITDKASFQRKVVGEEAFVRIAPHISGLADWSTAHNLFKALAGAQNGISFHVWSTYIHQLLKVYEGQKSNVFEESPIISSGERILCLGSSRKRPVLKWENNMAWPGNLTLTDKALYFQEIGLRGQRDAIRLDLTGTGSRVEKARVGPLGFDLFDSAVSISSGPDSEKWILEFVDFGGEMRRDVWYAFIKEVISVHQFIQDFGPKENDQLVYNIYGTKKGKQKAIACAINSIARLQALHFVRKLLDEPTKLVQLSYLQNAPYGDIVRQTLAVNFWGGPLTTRLKQVNSEASEVYNNHVYDIDGSVYLRRWMRHSSWNSNDSIAFWKNALVRQDLVLSKNHVVGDKNLVEKAAIVCKDKYKVVESTQATIDAAMIEGIPSNIDLFKELVLPLTVAAKSFEKLRRWEEPHLTASFLAFIYAVIFRNLLSYVFPTALMASAAFMLVVKGLREQGRLGRHFGKVTIHDQPPSNTIEKIIAVKEAMRDLEKYMQTVNVSLLKIRTILLAGQPQITTEVAMVLLFGSAVLLIIPFKYILSFFIFDLFTRELEFRKETVKKFKRFLRARWDTVPATPVSVMPFKPDTLNRNNLLNIERTRRKQ, encoded by the exons ATGCAATCAAAATTCCTAAAACCCAAACCCCCTCCACCATTCCAACCAATCTCACAGCACCGGTATCAGCCTCTCCGTACAGTTGTTTCTTGTGCAAagaactcatcatcatcatcagagaACAAAAATGGGTTCAAGATTCTCCGTAAATCTTTGGATGATTATAGGATAAGGCTAAATGATTTGGATAGCAGCA GTTTTTTTAAAGACAAGATAAACATGTGGGTATCAAAGACTACAAACTTTGTGAATGATTTGACTTCTCCACTAGTAAAAAATGTTCAAGATAACAATCCCACAATCAGAAATGCATATGAAATTGATGACATGGAGGAACTCTTAATGACCGAGCACACTATCGACACAAGAACACCGATGGGAAATCTTTCTTTAGCCGCCATTATCTCCATTGAGCAGTTTAGTAG GATGAATGGATTGACCGGGAAGAAAATGCAGATGACGTTTGAAGCTCTTGTCCCTGAAAATGTGTCTGATAATGCCCGTAATCTGGTGGAGTATTGCTGCTTTAGGTTTCTGTGCAGAGATAATTCTGAAATCCATCCTTGCCTTAAG GATCAAGCCTTTCAAAGACTGATATTTGTAACTATGCTTGCATGGGAGCATCCTTACACCTACAGGAAAGATTCTTTGGGTAACATCACAGATAAAGCTTCATTTCAG AGGAAGGTGGTAGGAGAAGAGGCGTTTGTTCGCATTGCTCCTCATATTTCTGGGCTAGCTGATTGGTCAACGGCCCATAACCTTTTCAAAGCTCTAGCTGGTGCTCAGAACGGAATCTCCTTCCATGTGTGGTCAACATATATTCATCAACTTCTCAA AGTTTATGAAGGGCAGAAATCAAACGTTTTTGAGGAGAGTCCTATTATTTCTTCTGGTGAGAGAATCTTATGCCTCGGTTCAAGCAGAAAAAGACCTGTTCTTAAGTGGGAGAATAACATGGCATGGCCCGGAAACCTAACTTTGACCGACAAAGCACTTTACTTTCAA GAAATTGGCTTGAGGGGCCAACGAGATGCGATTAGACTGGATCTTACCGGCACAGGTTCACGGGTAGAGAAAGCTAGAGTTGGACCATTGGGTTTTGATCTTTTCGACTCAGCCGTTTCTATATCTTCTGGTCCAGA CTCTGAAAAATGGATACTTGAATTTGTTGATTTTGGAGGTGAAATGAGACGAGACGTATGGTACGCGTTCATAAAAGAAGTCATATCCGTACACCAATTTATACAAGATTTCGGACCCAAGGAAAACGACCAATTAGTATACAACATTTACGGTACTAAAAAGGGTAAACAAAAGGCAATAGCTTGTGCTATTAATAGCATTGCAAGGCTTCAAGCTCTACATTTCGTCAGAAAACTACTAGACGAGCCTACAAAACTTGTTCAGCTCTCGTATTTACAAAACGCACCTTACGGTGACATCGTTCGCCAAACGTTGGCGGTCAATTTTTGGGGTGGACCATTGACCACAAGATTGAAGCAAGTCAACTCTGAAGCATCAGAAGTTTACAATAATCATGTGTATGACATTGATGGAAGTGTGTATTTAAGGAGGTGGATGAGACATTCATCGTGGAACTCTAACGATTCTATCGCGTTTTGGAAGAACGCGTTGGTGAGACAAGATCTTGTGTTGAGTAAAAACCATGTTGTTGGAGATAAGAATTTGGTTGAAAAGGCGGCGATTGTTTGCAAGGATAAATATAAGGTGGTTGAAAGTACACAAGCCACCATTGATGCCGCCATGATCGAAGGGATTCCGAGTAATATCGACCTTTTTAAG GAGCTTGTTCTTCCGTTGACTGTGGCTGCCAAGAGCTTTGAGAAACTTAGAAGATGGGAAGAACCGCACCTGACCGCATCTTTTCTTGCATTTATTTATGCAGTCATCTTcag AAATTTGCTATCGTACGTGTTCCCTACAGCGTTAATGGCGTCAGCAGCGTTCATGTTGGTAGTTAAAGGGTTGAGGGAACAGGGTCGGCTAGGAAGACATTTTGGTAAAGTTACCATACATGATCAACCACCATCAAATACGATTGAGAAGATTATAGCTGTGAAAGAAGCCATGCGTGATTTAGAGAAGTATATGCAGACCGTTAACGTTTCCCTTCTAAAAATCCGTACAATTCTTCTTGCAGGCCAACCACag ATAACAACCGAAGTGGCTATGGTGCTCTTGTTTGGCTCTGCTGTTCTCCTCATCATCCCTTTCAAGTATATTCTTTCTTTTTTTATATTCGATCTATTCACACGAGAACTCGAGTTCAGGAAGGAAACAGTTAAGAAGTTCAAGAGGTTCTTAAGAGCGCGTTGGGACACTGTGCCCGCTACCCCTGTTTCTGTCATGCCATTCAAGCCTGACACGTTGAATCGAAACAACTTGCTAAATATAGAAAGAACTCGAAGAAAACAATAG